A region of the Pseudomonas asiatica genome:
CGTCTCCCACTGCGCCACCCAGCAGGCAGCCTTTGATCCGTTCAAGTCTGTTCATGTCTTCCCTTGTCACTTTTCTGCAGAAACCAGGTTCTGCAAAAGCACCAGCTTGCTTTGCAGCTGCGCGATGTGCGCTTTGTCGGCACGCTGTGCCGAGCGTAGCTCCCGGTTTTCCATCTCCCATATCCGCGCCCAACGCGCGTCCTGGCGACAGGCGAAAACCAGGTGCCAGATTTCTCGCAATCGCAGGTACTGCATCAGGAGCACCACCAGGATCACCCCGATCAACACCAACGCTCCTGTTGAAACCGCTTCAGACATGGTCATGTCCACTTCCTTTCGTGACTTCAATTTATTTCGAAGACAGGAACACGATATGTAGTGTTTAGTGACAGGTCTAGAATGTAGACTTATACAGGTAAAGTTATCGCGCACATGGAGAGGGTATGAAACGCAAGCAATCCATCGAGCAGGTACGCTGGGACCTGGCACTTCGCTATCGCTTGATCGAGACCGTTGCCTGGTGGGAAGGCCGGCTGACCACGGGCCACCTGATGCAGAGCTTTGGCATCAGCCGCCAGCAGGCGTCGAAGGACATCAATACCTACATCACCGAACATGCGCCCAAAAACTTGACATATGACAAGCAGCTCAAGGGCTATGTACCAAGCAAGCAGTTCAAGCCGCTGTTCATCGACGACAGCGCCAGCGCCTACCTGCACCTGCTTTATCAGAACAATGAGCGGGCCCCGCACATCGACGGGCTGGCACTGGCCTATGCGCATACCCGGGTGCTGGAAGTGCCGGACCGGCCTATTCGCCCGGAAGTGCTGCGCCCCTTGCTCAAGGCCTGCCGTGAAGGTTTGCGCCTGGAAACCGAATACGTGTCCTTCAACACCCCCAACGTGGAGGTGCGCCTCATCGCCCCGCACACGCTTGTCTACACCGGCATGCGCTGGCACGTGAGGGCTTACTGCGAAAAGAACGGCCAGTATCGCGACTTCGT
Encoded here:
- a CDS encoding WYL domain-containing protein, translated to MKRKQSIEQVRWDLALRYRLIETVAWWEGRLTTGHLMQSFGISRQQASKDINTYITEHAPKNLTYDKQLKGYVPSKQFKPLFIDDSASAYLHLLYQNNERAPHIDGLALAYAHTRVLEVPDRPIRPEVLRPLLKACREGLRLETEYVSFNTPNVEVRLIAPHTLVYTGMRWHVRAYCEKNGQYRDFVLSRLRGQPDLLDQSPNTREQDEDWNVEVPVIFEPDGRLNAAQKAIIETDFGMTQGQLVVPSRRALVKYVLQRYQIDHRNLAVLPEAQQLVVSNLKELKPWLLND